The following are from one region of the Salmo trutta chromosome 20, fSalTru1.1, whole genome shotgun sequence genome:
- the LOC115155343 gene encoding dual specificity protein phosphatase 19-like — protein MMQSLAQVIKTLSKTKLRKQCTCVTTLSGRRIIETWKGSTIHVVEDKTQPETACGYVQDNSWDLQVGVIKPYLILGSQDAAHDFGTLKKFKVSHILNVAYGVENTFPDLFIYKTLSILDVSDNDITSYFQECSKFIDQANTEKGVVLVHCNSRVSRSASVVIGYLMSREGKPFDDAFALVKSARPTTCPNPGFVEQLKGFKPKWGIQANGGDYE, from the exons ATGATGCAGTCTCTTGCCCAGGTAATAAAGACATTATCCAAAACCAAATTGAGAAAACAATGCACCTGTGTGACAACATTGAGTGGCAGGAGGATTATTGAGACATGGAAAGGGTCAACTATTCATGTTGTAGAGGATAAAACTCAGCCTGAGACAGCATGCGGCTATGTACAGGACAACAGCTGGGACTTACAAGTTGGAGTTATTAAACCTTATTTAATATTAG GCTCACAAGATGCTGCACATGACTTTGGCACTCTGAAAAAATTTAAG GTGTCCCACATATTGAATGTAGCCTATGGTGTTGAAAACACCTTTCCAGACCTGTTCATTTATAAAACACTGAGCATTCTGGATGTGTCTGATAATGACATAACATCCTATTTCCAAGAGTGCTCAAAATTCATAGACCAAGCAAATACAGAG AAAGGAGTTGTGTTGGTTCACTGCAATTCCAGAGTCTCGAGGTCCGCCTCGGTTGTCATTGGATACCTGATGTCCAGGGAAGGGAAGCCTTTTGATGACGCATTTGCCTTGGTAAAATCAGCCCGGCCAACCACATGCCCAAACCCAGGCTTTGTCGAACAGTTGAAAGGTTTCAAACCTAAATGGGGCATACAAGCCAATGGTGGGGACTATGAatga